The genome window agccaagattttcaaaatgttcataaatgacaagcatggtcaaataataatcaggaataaatctcagttggcttttcatagccgatcattaagagttgaaaacagcaggtctgggacaggtaggggttccataaccgcagacagaagagttgaaactggaatagcagcaaggccaggcggactgggggcagcaaggagtcaccacggccggtagtcccgacgtatggtcctagggctcaggtcctccgagagaaagagagaaggagaaaattagagagagccaagattttcaaaatgttcataaatgacaagcatggtcaaataataatcaggaataaatctcagttggcttttcatagccgatcattaagagttgaaaacagcaggtctgggacaggtaggggtttcgtaaccgcaggcagaaacagttgaaactggaatagcagcaaggccgggcggactggggacagcaaggtgtcagcatgcccggtagtcctgacgtatggtcctagagctcaggttctcagagagaaagagagaacgagagaattagagagagcatacttaaattcacacaggacactggataagacaggagaagtactccaggtataaccaactgaccctagccccccgacacataaactactgcagcataaatactggaggctgagacaggagcggtcaggagacactgtggccccatccgaagaaacccccggacagggccaaacaggaaggatgaAATGAAATACTTGCTTTTGTATCATAGGATTTGGGCCTCAGTGTGtaaaattacactgaacaaaaatataaatgcaacatgtaaagtgttgggaccatgtttcatgagctgaaataatagatcctagaaatgttccatctggacaaaaagcttatttatctcaTTGTGTGCAGAAATttgcttacatccctgttagggagcatttctcctttgcaaagataatccatccacttgacaggtgtgtcatatcaagaagccgattaaacagcatgatcattacacaggtgtaccttgtgctggggacaataaaaggccaccctaacatgtgcagttttgtcagacaacacgatgtcacagatgtctcaagttttgagggagtgtgcaattggcatgctgactgcaggaatgtccaccatagctgttgccagagatACTAATCCTAATTTATCTACCATACGtcgttttatagaatttggcagtaagtccaaccggcttcacaaccgcagaccacatgtaaccacgccagtccaggTCTGAGACCATCCACCTGGAcacctgatgaaactgtgggtttgcacagctgaagaatttctacacaaactgtcaaaaaccgactcagggaagctcatctgcgtgctcggcgtcctcaccagggttttgaccaacttcagtgggcaaatgctcaccttcaatggccaatGGCACGCTGGAGAGGTGTGCTCTTCATGAATGAATCCCGGTTTGAACTGTAcctggcagatggcagacagtgtgtataGCATCGTGTGGGCAAGggctttgctgatgtcaatgttgtgaactttcttttaaggtatctgtgaccgacAGATGtatgtctgtattcccagtcatgtgaaatccatacattagggcttaatgtatttatttcaattgactgatttccttaaatgaactgtaactctttgaaattgttgcatgttgcgtttatatgtttgttcagtgtatattgtgGAAAACCTTGTAGTACCTCATAACCTTGGAGTGCTCAGGTTTTAATAGTCAAAAGTTGCCTTGAGTCCATATCATTTGTTTAATAGATCCCTCTATTGCATTAGGAGAAATCTGCAAGCCTAAATCCTCAAAACGCATTGAGCATGATCCACACAATGGATGGCATGAACATCAGACTCAAATAAGTAAGGTTTGAAATATGTCACTGCCCACCAGCCAAGAGCTGTTGAATTTACTGCTGTGATAAGTCCATAGAGCACAATGCATTTATGTGGATTGTATTTAGTCAGTTAAGTTCACATTGGTCAAAGCAAAAGAGTAAGTTCACGTGCCAACCTTTAATTAGAAGACATAAGGGGGCTGTAGAGAGAGACTTGTGGTACAACTACACTCAAAGAGCACAGAAAGATCATGGCCGAAGATCAACTTCACGTACTGTACTTCAGAAGGAGCTACTGAGGGGCTTTGGATATAGTGGAACACCCAATATCAGATTGTTCCTCAACTAAGTGGCTGTTCCACAGAGCTGGATCTCAGAGCGTTATTGAAGTGGACTCATTGGAAGATCAGTGTTGAAAATACAGAAAGAGTAGAGAGACTGAGAGTGGGGCTTGGCTGTGGTCTGGTTGTTCATCATTTTAAAGCTGAGGATGCTGGACGCTACACCGGTCAACATTATGCTATGGAATATGGCCCAAAATATGGGGATGGtctggtttatctctctgtccttttgATCTCTTCATCGACACCAGCGCAGATCTAAAGCCTCTCCCGACCTCCCTTGACTTCACCCCAACATTCTCAGACCAAAGTCCTCTCTCTGTGATGTCAATCAGCTGCATAGGATTCTGTGTGGCACTGCCCTTAATGGTTGTCATAGTTGGTGTTTACACCAAAATGAGGGACCTCCAAAAAGCAGAGTTTTTTTCAGGCATGGAGGCGACAGAGCACCAAGTCTTGGGCTGATGTCCTGCTCCTCCTCGCTCTCAGTTCTCTCTTAAAGATGCCATGTTCTCTACTGTCAATGTATTGATTGTGTAAGTCCTTTACTGATTGTATTACTTTTACTGTTAGCTACATTAAATGATGTTTGGAAGATTTGAACATGCATTTATTATAtatacatttgaaatgttttctgGAGACATATTCCTAGACTCCAAAGCCTTTTTCTTGGTTTCGACATAGGGTTTTGCTTTTGTGAATTGCTCTGTAAAAATGTCCCATACTCATTTGTGAATACAAAGGAATAAAATAATGTATAATATATCTTTGAGATCTGATAGATCTGTCTTTATGTCAGCATAAATAAACACTCTGTGCTGTGTATTCAAAGAGCAGTAAGAGACGTATTTTTCGGTAACACTGTACTTGTAATATTTTCACctatattttgttgttgttcaaaTGTCCAGTCTAGGGAAACTAAATGACAACCTCATGTTAGACGGTGTGACGCTCTACATATGTTGAGATTGTATTCTTTATTTAGATATACAGAACGCCGTGACATTTGTCGTTCAAGCCCGACCTTGGCTTCATTAGACTGAAAATATAATTCCTCCTCATATCTTATTGGTATGATAAGGAGAGCTTAGTGACTGTTATTGACCGTTGAGACAGTCACTATGCAGTTCCATTGAGGCTGTCTTCTCGTTGCTGCGTTGAGCCACtcgtgagaggagagaggcagcaaGATGACGGTACGGGGCACCCAGCTAGTAAACCACCTTCCAAAGTGCCCTCTGTACCAGTGAGGTAATACAGATAAAGCTTGCTGTAACTTGAGTTCAAACACAATATGAATCAATAGGAACTGGAGTAGGAAGATGGAGACTTGCGGAGCACTCTCACACTACTGTGATAGCCTTGTCTATGTATAAAAACATCACTGATGCCCCACACCACTCATTCCCAATTCCCAACACAGATTCACTCTAACCCAATGATTaggggggggggacggggggcGTGGGCTTCGAATTCTGCACATATTATTCCAGTGCACTGCTTATTAGTAGTTACTTTAGAAGATATATGTTTAAATTGAGCTTGAAGAGCACCTTGAATGGCAATGCCAGCTGTAATATAGACCTCTTGAACAGGAGACGTTTAATCTACTGTGGCTTGGCTAATGCTGTTTGTATTCTTGTCTCACAAACCATATTCCAAATTGTAAAGACATAACCCAATAATTGTATAAAAATATGTTTATAGAAAATATTCTGGAGGCGTCCCAGAAATGATTTACATTGTTCATGCAAACATACAGAAAACAAACAATGTATCTAAACGGTATTCTGCAAAATATACATGATTTTAAGGAATGTGTATTGTAGACCGTAGTATAGCCTGTCTGATATAACCAGTAAAATGTCTGTTATAACTACCAGCCATTGAGACCTCATTCTTCTACCAAAAATGTTGCTAATATACAGTAAATGTTGCTAATTCATAGTTGGATGTAAACAATAGCAAACTGTTCTCATAATTTCCAGagatattttttttcttcctatTTCGTCAGACATTTATTACTGGGAATAAAGAATACACATTTATTTCCCCTTATAACGAGCTCTTATTTGTCAATCTCTTCACCACATGACCAGACACCCCAACTCAGTCCCGGGGGCTCAATATCCCTCTCAGTGGGAGCCCACACCCCTCAAGTTCAAGTTTCAACTTTATTGTCCCAGCGGGAAATTATATCAAGTCTCTGTATATCAGCCTTGCAGTAGCTACCTGCTGAAGAGCATATCGACCAGGAAGTCCAGTAGATCTGCTTGGCCAATGACAGGACGGAAGAAGAGCTCGGTGATGAGGCTGTGTGTGATGGTCTTGAGCATGGAGGCCGCGAGCAGGATACGAGCGAAGCGGCTCCGGTCCCCAGGGTGGAGTGATTGGACCACCTCCCTCAGAGCATGCTGAGCCTCCTGCTGTAAGCCCTCCACGAATAGAGCTGCCTTTAGGTCTTTCACATCTGTTGAGGAGGACAGAAATGTATCATGAGTGGACAAGCTACATTTCGTACacagtggtacagtacagtactgttcaGTTATATATGACATTGCAATTGATTTTTGTAAATCTACTGGTCAGCTGGATTCACTAAAAGTATTTTATGTTTTGTTGCGTGTGTGGACAAGCCTAACAAGTTTGAATTCTGTATGTAGGGAGGTTTATTAGATCATCAAGCAGCTGTGGGGACGTAAAATCCCTACCGAACAAACACTTCCATTGACTCGTTGAAATATTGAAGCTTTAAGGCAAACCTTACCTGGGTTAAATATCATGGTGCCCTTGAGGTATGCGTACTCCTTTGGACTTAAATCCAGACTCCAGAACTTTTTGAGGCATGACTTGAGTTTGTTCACACCAGCCAATGTGGGCTGCTCTCTTTCCGTCTCCGAGCTCTCTTGAGAATTCAAGAGGATTCTTTTCAGCATGCTATCGGCAGGGGTGTCGATGACGTCAAAGTTCACGCCTTCCTGGGCCAGACCCAAAATAAAGAGTGGCGCCCAGGAACTTTGGAGGAGCGATAGTTGATCGTTCGGTGGGAGTTGGTTGAAAGCAGGTAAGTTCTTCATAAAGTGAATGGTTTTCACCAGCACTCCCGATGCCTCTTGGCAAATGTCTGCTGGACTTTTCAAGCACACTGCCCGGCGTATCTCGCAGTTGCATCTATGAGGTATCAAGTTGTAGTTCAGGCTGTTGTGGCTTGACTTGGAATTTTCTCGATTGAGGATGTTGTGAAGGATAGCATTTGACTGCCTATCGTTGTAATCTGTACGTGCGCTATCCATTTTGACAAGACACAGAACATACTCTCAaaaacaaaatgaaaagctgagatACATTCACATGCTCTTGGCCTACCAAGACAGGCTCTTGTTGAGGTGGCGTGGGGTTGTGCGGATGCCTTGCACCGTGCTTCTATTTATAAGGCCAACCCACTGAGCTAATCTCGTGCACCTTGACCTGTCAATACTTCCTCGGCGAAAAACAAAGAGCCCCTAAAGAGCAGACAACTCGACCGACGGCATCCCCTAAAGAGCAGATAAGGTATTCTTATTGAAAACCAATGGATAGAGCATATCCATATCGGGCGGGGTAAGCCTAATCTGTGAGACTCTGTCATTACCCAAGGCTGTACcgagctaccaaggactgtgggagTACTCAAGCACACTGTATATAGC of Salvelinus fontinalis isolate EN_2023a unplaced genomic scaffold, ASM2944872v1 scaffold_0401, whole genome shotgun sequence contains these proteins:
- the LOC129845911 gene encoding nuclear receptor subfamily 0 group B member 2-like isoform X2, with protein sequence MDSARTDYNDRQSNAILHNILNRENSKSSHNSLNYNLIPHRCNCEIRRAVCLKSPADICQEASGVLVKTIHFMKNLPAFNQLPPNDQLSLLQSSWAPLFILGLAQEGVNFDVIDTPADSMLKRILLNSQESSETEREQPTLAGVNKLKSCLKKFWSLDLSPKEYAYLKGTMIFNPDVKDLKAALFVEGLQQEAQHALREVVQSLHPGDRSRFARILLAASMLKTITHSLITELFFRPVIGQADLLDFLVDMLFSRT
- the LOC129845911 gene encoding nuclear receptor subfamily 0 group B member 2-like isoform X1 — protein: MDSARTDYNDRQSNAILHNILNRENSKSSHNSLNYNLIPHRCNCEIRRAVCLKSPADICQEASGVLVKTIHFMKNLPAFNQLPPNDQLSLLQSSWAPLFILGLAQEGVNFDVIDTPADSMLKRILLNSQESSETEREQPTLAGVNKLKSCLKKFWSLDLSPKEYAYLKGTMIFNPDVKDLKAALFVEGLQQEAQHALREVVQSLHPGDRSRFARILLAASMLKTITHSLITELFFRPVIGQADLLDFLVDMLFSRT